The Bactrocera dorsalis isolate Fly_Bdor unplaced genomic scaffold, ASM2337382v1 BdCtg069, whole genome shotgun sequence genome has a window encoding:
- the LOC105225502 gene encoding nuclear pore complex protein Nup153 isoform X3, giving the protein MSAEYESSQSAAQSKGIMQKAKKNDSSNNDDDTLEDLAGSANNSIIGKVKSRVSSIIPSSFSKWFSPSARNNDSLNGSLNIGSARRRRRLEIEDDEEYGDDDDRDTNENENLSRRDYKENLGHSDKVNKDSDEDDTDNSEEDFPKARTLRSGKSEFVNEPPSKRSRISFDISSVHQSPLIASTPAVGNNYRSIISHSIDNVLSKPTPSYITSNFTEGNVNNNVNTQTTSSTFSTTYVPEVKPQDALTNRMNINEKQFDNVTGISSRRTLHLPSTSLAAKERDMSMEFSNLKRQSLGGVLDPKKLVSDPADTSTTITEVETFNRDNQPLTFSNRKERHNINGNTSTVVSSKKQKLNGIEIPEESNADAESSSESGDDCIGNNSELPHITNLGQRKTGLFNMSNINSQNGNKSRTSSFGNGINFYSHLEGRKSLFSGGINTAESANVINNSTLSLTSLNRRQFNASIYGSTAALSDSRLLNTFSPFYKGKTTYGGAAAYKKYNSSAGSNRICNITPTVIRPTSSLSTLSSSNNSLIANTGGSNALSGMSNNGLENTSAISSTAKRILDLINDFATPLSEAKKMANTSVKANLQILPQAKTRLNETDLQASRAMRLSQVRTPYSRPAVTLQPTIKNTAIPPPVKELQVPSISQLLQMKKMQSTTERSRQITMQSSDSATRAIVRSGEYKLPTANENNLVDKERPQVQQQQQQHTNKIKSKVRASGRVTASKNAANFEADEPPPPVNLPNIAFPLMQSVPKFDIALPKSQTAMPLDSIKPGLKTHDTLPKSQVSIENSTADASRNISTAPFKFSAASNKIDPAKRTNNLTMSKSVVKDGNSSTTGIKMNFKFSAPLTFECFTSNISSKHNSDTVIKKYTFSPPSDVNFEDNEQAKLESGKTVVSQLKSGSVLDALKKPFVLPSTTKEIISSSSSDGNESTSGFGDQFKKASNNKWECNTCLIRNESDVDKCVACETMRTKGSTFTSTLNANSKAPLIDSSLTLSAQFKKPLDEWECDVCMLRNKKQSDKCVACETVRKGVTESTSLSTTKWQSNSFGEAFKPKANSWECPTCLINNKSDCNECIACQTKKPGSGSEDNTKTSSTTITKNTTYTFGFSNVDSKSSGQSTAQPDSGFKSLAASQMSAKWECDACMTRNDAARNKCVCCEQAKPGVATSDFPDNGPKFTFGSAASSKFTFGFGSSVNGTTTSESGAVLTSVAGSNQKTEEGNIKSSALEKAQATSQAPPLGSGFIFGIKPTTVTSEKDVSSKNTENKDVADNGNNSKKSTPESNISGFKFGGSTASENNDLNTKPNFQFGVPATTATATVTSSPAVKFSFAAPVTSVSAIGGESKEQPNSNTSLSSKPATGGFSFGNSTTPATSQSISGFSFGTGTTTTTTTFTFGTSTSTTQPSQSSVTTTTSMSTATVKPIFSFGSNTTSTAPETKPTPSSITSTAITSTTLSAFSKPTVGFSFGTGVSGSATVSPATNAIFGSFSSPTVSGTSAAITSAPTTANSTLSNVSKNVFGTFGESSLPAKTTTTSATSTTAVSSANPFGSINQNVASTISNESTKPIASATMIFGSAGSGSSNNKTNAGASQSSSAPFVFGSSTSIATTQGSSSNTTTNVLIAAPAGWPKGGFAFGANSGTQNTNEPSKPLFGSFAPPAVSSTTGTSGSMFGNLVSSSTAAGANATFGSAAANGSTVSPSTMFGANTSNATPTTHTTQNLFGSVSTAPSSFGAPPTFGNNGNNTSNSTPTFGAASSATFGSFGSTASNANGDGASAAKKSEPAFNFGGNSSQIGSNSGFSFGMQASAPAAKPAFNFTASSAPAFNFTGSSSDAAKPFQFGATPPAPVFNFNSGAVEATPNAPFQFNAGTAPASSNIFAPTPSATSAPGAMQARRKIRQPARRLPPR; this is encoded by the exons ATGTCAGCAGAATACGAAAGTAGTCAAAGCGCGGCGCAAAGCAAAGGTATAATGcagaaagcaaagaaaaatgaCAGCAGCAATAATGACGATGACACCTTAGAGGATCTGGCGGGCTCAGCGAACAAC TCGATTATTGGGAAAGTAAAATCGCGAGTATCTAGCATAATCCCTAGtagtttttcaaaatggttttcaccaTCAGCACGAAATAATGATTCATTAAATGGAAGCCTCAATATAGGCTCGGCACGGCGCCGTCGGCGTTTAGAAATTGAGGACGATGAAGAATATGGCGATGATGATGATAGAGacacaaatgaaaatgaaaatctttCACGCAGAGATTATAAAGAAAACCTAGGCCACAGCGATAAAGTCAACAAAGACTCAGATGAAGATGATACTGACAACAGCGAAGAAGATTTTCCAAAGGCAAGAACTCTTCGCTCTGGAAAATCAGAATTTGTTAACGAACCACCTAGTAAACGATCCCGGATTAGTTTTGAT ATTTCAAGTGTTCATCAGTCGCCATTAATCGCATCTACTCCTGCGGTCGGCAATAATTATAGAAGTATCATCAGCCATTCTATAGATAATGTATTGTCCAAACCGACACCATCATACATTACAAGTAATTTCACCGAAGGAAATGTAAATAACAACGTAAACACACAAACGACATCGTCCACATTTAGTACAACATATGTACCCGAAGTTAAACCGCAAGATGCTCTTACGAATAGAatgaatattaatgaaaaacaaTTTGATAACGTTACTGGAATTAG CTCAAGAAGAACGTTGCATCTGCCCTCGACTTCGCTGGCAGCTAAAGAACGCGATATGTCAATggagttttcaaatttaaaacgccAATCCCTTGGTGGTGTATTGGATCCTAAGAAACTGGTATCAGATCCAGCGGACACTTCAACAACTATAACTGAAGTTGAAACATTCAATCGAGACAACCAACCATTAACGTTTTCGAATAGGAAAGAGCGCCATAATATAAATGGGAATACATCGACAGTGGTAAGCAGTAAGAAGCAAAAGTTAAACGGTATAGAGATACCTGAGGAGAGCAATGCAGATGCCGAATCATCTTCCGAAAGTGGTGACGACTGTATCGGCAATAATTCTGAGTTGCCCCATATTACAAATTTAGGGCAACGTAAAACAGGTTTATTTAATATGTCCAACATAAATAGCCAAAACGGAAATAAGAGCCGAACTTCTTCGTTTGGAAATggcataaatttttattctcaTTTAGAAGGCCGCAAATCGCTTTTTTCTGGTGGAATAAACACTGCCGAATCTGCTAATGTTATAAACAATTCTACTTTATCTCTAACATCTCTAAATAGACGCCAATTTAATGCTTCTATATATGGCAGTACGGCAGCTTTAAGCGATAGTAGATTGCTAAATACATTCTCACCTTTCTACAAAGGAAAAACTACATATGGAGGCGCAGCAGCCTACAAGAAATATAATTCTAGTGCAGGGTCGAACAGAATTTGTAATATCACACCAACTGTAATACGCCCCACTTCGAGTTTATCGACACTATCCTCTTCGAATAATTCGCTTATTGCAAATACTGGCGGGTCAAATGCATTAAGTGGTATGAGCAACAATGGTTTAGAAAACACTTCGGCCATTTCCAGTACAGCTAAACGGATATTAGACTTGATAAACGACTTTGCCACACCCTTAAGCGAAGCTAAGAAGATGGCCAATACAAGCGTCAAGGCAAATCTACAAATTCTTCCACAAGCTAAAACACGTTTAAATGAAACTGATCTACAAGCGTCGCGCGCAATGCGTCTTTCACAAGTGCGCACACCTTACTCGCGACCGGCTGTAACTTTGCAGCCAACAATTAAGAACACAGCTATACCCCCACCTGTAAAGGAATTGCAAGTACCATCAATATCACAGTTATTGCAAATGAAGAAGATGCAAAGCACCACCGAACGCTCACGACAAATAACGATGCAAAGCAGTGATAGTGCCACGCGCGCAATTGTCAGGAGCGGTGAATATAAACTACCTACAGCAAACGAAAACAACTTGGTCGATAAGGAGAGGCCACAAgttcaacagcaacagcagcaacatacaaataaaataaaaagtaaagttcGAGCATCTGGTCGTGTTACTGCATCAAAGAACGCTGCAAATTTTGAAGCAGACGAACCTCCACCTCCAGTCAATTTGCCCAATATAGCGTTTCCGCTTATGCAGTCGGTACCAAAGTTTGACATAGCTCTACCAAAATCTCAAACAGCTATGCCTCTCGATAGCATTAAGCCCGGCTTAAAAACCCACGATACCTTGCCCAAATCGCAAGTGTCAATCGAAAATAGTACAGCCGACGCCAGCAGAAACATTAGTACAGCTCCATTCAAATTTAGCGCAGCCAGTAACAAAATAGATCCTGCAAAACGAACCAATAACTTAACGATGTCCAAATCAGTTGTAAAGGATGGCAATTCATCCACTACaggaattaaaatgaatttcaaattttcagcaCCGCTAACTTTCGAGTGTTTTACTTCGAATATTTCGTCAAAACATAATTCGGATACAGTTATTAAAAAGTACACATTTAGTCCGCCAAGCGATGTAAACTTTGAAGACAACGAGCAAGCGAAACTAGAAAGTGGTAAAACGGTAGTATCCCAACTGAAAAGCGGTAGTGTGCTTGATGCCCTGAAAAAACCCTTTGTTTTGCCGTCAACCACAAAAGAAATTATATCAAGCTCAAGCTCTGATGGCAACGAGTCCACAAGTGGTTTTGGCGATCAGTTCAAAAAAGCTTCAAATAATAAGTGGGAATGCAACACTTGTTTGATTCGTAATGAGAGTGATGTAGATAAATGCGTAGCCTGTGAAACTATGCGCACAAAAGGATCAACGTTTACATCAACGCTTAATGCCAATTCCAAAGCACCTCTAATTGATAGCTCTTTAACTTTGAGTGCTCAATTCAAAAAACCTTTGGATGAGTGGGAATGCGACGTTTGTATGTTACGGAATAAAAAACAATCGGATAAATGTGTCGCATGTGAGACTGTGCGTAAAGGAGTAACAGAGTCCACCAGCTTAAGCACAACTAAATGGCAGTCTAATTCATTTGGTGAAGCATTTAAACCGAAAGCCAACTCATGGGAATGCCCAACTTGCCTTATAAACAACAAATCCGATTGCAATGAATGTATTGCTTGTCAGACAAAGAAACCAGGCAGTGGAAGCGAAGATAACACTAAAACTAGCTCTACAACAATCACTAAAAATACAACATATACATTTGGTTTCAGTAATGTTGACAGCAAGTCTTCCGGTCAATCAACTGCTCAACCGGATTCTGGTTTCAAATCACTTGCGGCATCCCAAATGTCAGCTAAGTGGGAATGTGATGCTTGCATGACGCGAAATGATGCCGCTCGCAATAAATGCGTTTGTTGCGAACAAGCAAAACCTGGAGTAGCAACGTCAGATTTTCCAGACAATGGTCCTAAGTTTACATTCGGCTCAGCCGCATCGTCAAAATTCACTTTTGGCTTTGGGTCCAGTGTGAATGGAACAACGACTTCAGAGTCCGGTGCAGTATTGACATCTGTAGCCGGATCAAATCAAAAGACTGAAGAAGGCAATATAAAAAGTTCAGCATTGGAAAAAGCACAGGCTACAAGCCAGGCACCACCTTTAGGCAGTGGCTTCATATTTGGCATAAAACCTACTACTGTCACAAGTGAAAAAGATGTTTCCAGCAAAAACACCGAAAACAAGGATGTCGCAGATAACGGAAACAATTCTAAGAAGTCAACACCTGAATCAAACATAAGCGGTTTTAAATTTGGCGGAAGCACCGCTTCAGAAAACAATGATCTTAATACAAAACCCAACTTCCAATTTGGCGTGCCAGCAACCACTGCTACAGCTACGGTGACATCATCACCAGCTGTCAAATTCAGCTTTGCCGCACCAGTAACTTCAGTCAGTGCTATTGGAGGTGAATCTAAGGAACAACCTAACTCTAACACGTCTTTAAGTAGTAAACCTGCGACTGGAGGCTTTTCTTTTGGTAATAGCACAACACCAGCAACGTCTCAATCAATTAGTGGATTTTCATTCGGCACAGGtactacaacaaccacaacgaCATTTACTTTCGGCACCTCTACATCCACAACTCAACCCAGTCAATCATCAGTTACAACGACTACATCAATGTCGACTGCCACCGTTAAACCAATATTTAGTTTTGGCAGTAATACTACCTCAACTGCACCAGAAACAAAGCCAACGCCATCTTCAATAACATCAACAGCTATAACAAGTACAACGCTTTCGGCCTTTTCAAAACCTACTGTGGGTTTTAGTTTCGGTACCGGTGTTTCAGGGTCTGCTACAGTCTCACCGGCTACTAATGCTATTTTTGGTAGCTTTAGCTCTCCTACCGTCTCTGGGACTTCAGCTGCTATCACATCGGCGCCCACCACAGCGAACTCCACATTGTCCAATGTgtccaaaaatgtttttggtaCGTTCGGTGAAAGCAGCTTACCGGCCAAGACAACTACTACCTCAGCTACATCAACCACTGCTGTCTCTTCAGCAAATCCTTTTGGATCGATAAACCAAAATGTTGCATCAACTATCAGTAATGAGTCAACAAAGCCCATTGCTTCAGCGACAATGATTTTCGGAAGTGCTGGGAGTGGCAGTTCGAATAATAAAACCAATGCCGGTGCGTCTCAGTCCTCGAGTGCGCCGTTTGTTTTTGGTTCATCGACATCAATTGCCACCACACAAGGTTCATCGAGCAATACAACGACAAATGTACTCATAGCTGCACCTGCCGGTTGGCCGAAAGGTGGATTCGCTTTCGGGGCAAATTCTGGTACACAGAACACAAATGAGCCTTCTAAACCTTTATTTGGGAGTTTCGCCCCTCCTGCAGTTTCGTCAACGACAGGGACTAGTGGCTCAATGTTTGGAAACTTAGTTAGTAGCAGCACAGCTGCGGGTGCGAATGCTACTTTTGGCAGTGCGGCAGCCAATGGTTCTACAGTGAGTCCCAGCACAATGTTCGGAGCTAACACTTCCAACGCCACACCGACCACACATACAACGCAAAATCTTTTTGGCAGCGTATCTACTGCGCCATCTTCATTCGGTGCACCTCCAACCTTTGGTAATAATGGTAACAATACCTCCAACAGTACTCCGACCTTTGGCGCCGCCAGTTCGGCAACGTTCGGAAGCTTCGGCTCTACGGCATCGAATGCCAATGGTGATGGTGCATCTGCAGCAAAGAAATCCGAGCCGGCATTCAATTTCGGCGGAAACAGCTCTCAAATAGGATCAAAT AGTGGCTTTAGTTTTGGAATGCAAGCAAGTGCTCCAGCAGCTAAACCAGCATTCAATTTCACTGCTTCAAGTGCGCCCGCTTTTAACTTCACCGGTTCCTCTAGTGAT GCGGCTAAACCTTTTCAATTCGGAGCTACACCACCAGCGCcggttttcaattttaatagtgGGGCTGTGGAG GCCACACCGAATGCACCTTTCCAATTTAATGCAGGCACTGCGCCTGCTTCAAGCAATATTTTTGC GCCAACACCTTCAGCGACAAGCGCCCCCGGTGCTATGCAGGCTCGACGAAAGATCCGTCAACCGGCAAGACGACTCCCACCACGGTAG